Within Populus trichocarpa isolate Nisqually-1 chromosome 6, P.trichocarpa_v4.1, whole genome shotgun sequence, the genomic segment TATTTATCTATGCATTCACTTGAAATGGTGtctatttatgttaaaaaaagtgACAATAGCATTTActtatttaaatgtaaaaaatatcatagaaaaCAAGTTTAATTTGAACACGATTTTCATTTTGCCTTTTTTCTCCAAATGGAAAACAATATAACATGGACACAGTGGCGGAGGCAGGGGAGTTGGCAGGAGCCCCCGCTCCTGCAAGGAAAATTTTCCCAACTCCTtcattgtataaaattattaaaattttacagttttttaaaatatttaacgtgattaaaatatttatactataaaaaaattatttaggctGATACTAATTTTCCCAATTCCTTCCTTGTATAAatatttgcatttcaaaagtgtttttgaaaaaaattaatttttttatttaaattaatattttttagtgttttcatatcattttgatgtactgatgttaagaataattcttaaaaaatactattataaaaaaaaaattatatgcagaATTATGGAACCAGTTGTTTTCTCTGTAACACCAAAAAGGCAGAAGCTTTTGCAAAGGGAAAAGGTCTAGGAAATGTTAGGGACCGTGCACCCTCCTGGTCAAAGGATGTCTACGAGGATTCGTTCTAGTTTTTGACCCTTTCGAAAAGAGTTGTTGACCTTTGAGGCTGTCCCCCTCCCCCCTCCTTCCGAAAACTTACTTATTCCGCTGCTAATTTAGATTTCGGGCGTGTAACTGcttaatttctatttgtttttattattattattattaccaaagGCTGAAATGATGGTGCAATGAGGGCGGAGAAAAAGGTCTCTCACATAAGCATTGCATTGACAAAACATCCCCTACAAGTGTATAAATAATGCCACCTAGCCGCCTAGCCAGGGAGgagtgttttatttatattaattacatgCCCTATGATCTCGAAATTGGAATGTAATGTCTGTGGTCGGTGATGCATGTGTTTCTTGAGGGAGTATATTTAtttctaaagtgttttttatttaaaaacatattaaaataatattttttatttttttaaatttaatttttatattaactagttaaaatgatataaaaatattaaaaataaaatttaaattaaaaaaagagagttgaaACTCTAACTCAAACAATCTAAAAGTCAATTAAGGTTCAAAGGttttacatatatttatttgagaatGACATTCGAAGTCAAATACCTATCAACCAGCTTAAACCaggaaagaataaaaacactaaattttCAACTCTAATTTCTTCTCTCTCGTTTTTCTATTGCAATATTACTCCATATATAGAAAACAGCCAACTAGTTAGCCACTGCTAGTTTGCAGCCTGGCGTTGCAATATGGATAtgatcataaatttatttttaacaagaaataaaatatttatactataaaaaattatttgatactGATACTAAATATGATGcgacaattaattttaaaatttttcaatttgatttttattgagtttatatttaaaattaaattatattaaaattattccaACATGATCCAGTCAACTTAACCAGTCAAAAAACAACCTTGTTgacttataagaaaattataaggaggaaattgcttttttcttaacttgagtttaaaattaatttgtatgtgAATTGTTATCTTAacttaagtttaaaattaatttgtatgtgAATTGTTATAAAGTGATTTAATTAACCGGcggtttaaaaataatttagatgattatcataaaaaacctacaataaaataaaaaaaaaaataaaaagagatcaCACATTTATGGAAATTATGTAAAGGCCGAAGAGAAGGAGCACGACTGTTATTAATGCATCTCAACTACTACGGtccacaataaataaatatttctgaGTCCACAATGTAATTCAATTTGTGGAAATAGCAATAATAATCATACATTTATGGAAATTATGTAATTGATTAGCTCAATAAAATCAAGAGATCACTGTTGTTTTTTGGAACTCTGTGTAAATGTAAAGAACTCTCTAATCTActgattattaattttgtgggcttttctcataaatttgcaaaaaaagagaagaaaagtggctcgtttaattttgagtttggaGAGTTTCACAAATAATTTGCtaatttttgtgaattttgacGCGGGGagcatttttcataattttaaaattaattatttatattataatatttatttgattgataatttttttctagaatttattatttcttatttaactAGGCAAGtgttattaagaaattaatctcTAAGGCGcctatgagataaaaaaattattgtttttcgatcattttgatgtggtaatataaaaaaattatatttaaaaaataaaaaaattattattttgattcatttcctagaaaaaaacactttgaaaaataacaattaccAGATTCCCAAATacctattttattatttttttaatattttttattctcatttaaagagttgtaataaaataatgagttttTACAAGTTTTCTTACAACTTTGCTAtacatattcaaaaaaattttgaataataaacaATCGATAAAATATCTGTTGTGTCagattttccaaaaaaaaaaaacaagaaaaagaagatttgCCATGAGTCTTgcttttccattaaaaaattacttgtttttatatttttaaaatgtttttttttaattaatttttttttatttcaaattattttttagtattattagaTCACTAAAACAttacttgtttttgtattttaaaaatattttttttaattaaatttttattttatttttttctttacttgaaattattttttggtattatcatattattttgatatactaatattaaaaataatttttttaaaaaataatatttcaatatatttttaatcaaaaaactattaaaataaaaactacaatcacaatattaaataaatagatagacTCTAAATATATAGGTATATAAAATTGACTACACTTTAGGGAAAATCCAAAGGGGGAAGGGAAGTAAGAGAGCGGCCACTGGTAAAACGTGGTTTGATACTCTGGTtgacagaaacaaaacaaaacaaaataaaatattaatagtaataaaagaggaagggaagagaTTGGGCATGCATTGGTCTGGGGGTGGTGGCGGTCTTGATTTCTAAGATCATTGAAATAGCCGTTGGTGGGGATGTGATTGTGAAAATGTCAAACAAGCAACGACGAACTACGAACAGATCCCATCATCTCCAACATGCCCTTGCTTGCTCTGCTTTTGCCTTTGTTTTGTTACATGTCCCTGTGTCTCCCCTCTATGTTCTTGCTCTTTCTTGCATTAATTACAGGATTAATTAACATTATTAAATCCcttgaaattaataagaaaCACAACATGGCTGCCTAAGCTAGAAATTTATGAGCattccctctcctctctctctctctctctctctctgcataCAAGTAGTCGTATATATAAGACACCTTGCTAAATGCCATCCGCAATTGCCCACCCACATTCCCCGTTGCCACTAGCAGCGAAGGAGCAGCGACACCACCTCGCACACGCGCGCGCGCACTCCCTCCTACCACTCTCAAATAAGTTACCCTTTCAATATTTCTCAGTTACGAGAAGACTCATCAGAAGCATCCAAAAGGCAAGGCTACGCCACACATACCATTTTAAATTCTAGTAGTAGATCGAAGGAATTTATACCACCAAAAAGTTTTCGGAGGTCGTGTTTGTGTTTTTAGGCGCTAGCTTATAGCAAGATTTGGAATCCCCACCTACACACGAATACCAGCGactttctttctcctcctttATTTATATCCATGAAGATCAAGGACAGCCAGTTGAGGCTTATTCAGGGTGCATCTTCTCATAATCTGGAGCCTCTTCCTCACACTACCAGCATAGTGTTGCTTCAACATGGCAGCAGCGGCCTCGTATTTACTCGGTAGACTTAGCAACGACAACATTAGTATCAATAACATCACCATTGATAATAGCGGTGGCAGCTGCAGCAACATCGACAACGCCAGTACTGCTTCATTGACAAGTGCCTCCTTGCTTACCAACGGCGGCAACCAAGCAACGACAATACCAGTAATAGAAGCAGCAACTGGAAGGATGGTGAGGAAGAGGATGGCTTCGGAGATGATGGAAGTGCAATCAACAATGACTCCTCTAAATCAGAGGTTATCTCGTGGTAACACCAACGTCTATTCACTTTCAATATCAgacaataataatgatgatgttattggtatgactaGAGGTATCGGTGCCTCTTCTTTTACTAGTTGTTCTAACAACAATATTAACCCTAATAACCTCAACCCAATCTTATATCCACTCCTCAACTACTCCACTATGACTTCTATGTTACCTTCTTCCACGAACTTGACAGCTATTACATCAGCCGGGTCTGCTTCTGTGTCCGTTTCTGGGTTTTTATCCTCTACGCCATCGACCAACTTAGCCACTAGCTGTAATGACAACCAATCCCAACTCCCAGCCGTATGTGGTTTCTCTGGTCTGCCCTTGTTCCCTcctgaaagagaaagaaacattGTCCGTTCGAACGCCGTCCCTCCACCCGGCCTTATCACTACCAGCTCTGCTTCTACCCCTACGCCTCCTTCTATGGAAGATGCCGCACCCGCCACTGCCTGGATTGATGGCATCATAAAGGACCTGCTCCACAGTTCCACCAACGTGTCCGTTCCTCAGCTCATTCAGAATGTGAGGGAGATTATCTACCCTTGCAACCCCAATCTAGCCTCCCTTCTCGAGTACAGGCTCCGGTCCCTGACAGACCCGATAATCCCGGCCAATATTTACCCGGTGGAGAGGAGAAGGAATAAGGAGGCAGCAGCAGTGCCATTGCCGTTTCAGAGGAATTATATTCAAGGGCATGCCCCTTCCGGCCTCTCTCTTGATCTTGATCATGTCTCCAATTCCGCTCTTCCTCCAGTTTCTTCACATGTTGTAAGTCACTACTCTAACTGGGGGCCGACGCCACCTCTCATTTGCCAACCAAACATCCAACAGCAACACCAGCAGCCACAAGCCCACCTTGTTCATGATCAGCAACAGCAAGAGAGTCCATCTTCAACTTCCAATGTTACACCAACTATTCTAGCATTAAATCAAGGACATCCTCCACAACAAGCACAAGATCAGCAGCAGGAAAAATCATCATCTGCGGAGACACAAGTAGCCAGTAGCACACCTCCTCCCTCTTCATCAGTAGCTGCCAGCCGAGATAAGAAAGAGGAGATGCGGCAGCAAAAGAGAAACGAAGAAGGCTTGCACCTTCTGACCTTGCTCCTCCAATGCGCGGAGGCTGTCTCAGCTGATAATTTTGAGGAAGCTAACAAGATGCTACTTGAGATCTCGGAGCTGTCCACGCCTTTCGGAACTTCAGCGCAGCGTGTGGCTGCGTACTTCTCAGAGGCTATGTCAGCGAGGCTGGTCAGCTCATGCTTGGGGATATACGCGACGCTTCCTTCGATGCCTCAAAGCCATACCCAGAAGATGGCTTCGGCCTTTCAGGTGTTCAATGGAATTAGCCCTTTTGTCAAGTTCTCTCATTTCACAGCAAACCAAGCGATTCAAGAAGCTTTTGAAAGGGAAGAGAGAGTTCACATCATAGATCTGGACATCATGCAAGGTTTGCAGTGGCCTGGCCTATTTCATATCCTAGCATCTAGGCCCGGTGGACCACCATATGTCCGCTTGACGGGGCTGGGGACTTCCACGGAGGCTCTTGAAGCAACTGGGAAACGTTTGTCTGACTTTGCAAACAAACTGGGACTTCCCTTCGAGTTCATTCCAGTGGCCGAAAAAGTTGGAAATTTGAACCCAGAGAGGCTTAATGTTAGCAAGAGTGAGGCTGTTGCCGTCCACTGGTTGCAACACTCGCTCTACGATGTCACTGGTTCCGATACAAATATGCTTTATCTGCTGCAAAGGTAAATATGTGCTTCATCATCTTTTACTATTCACAACTCACAAGATCCCATAACAA encodes:
- the LOC18100050 gene encoding protein SCARECROW encodes the protein MAAAASYLLGRLSNDNISINNITIDNSGGSCSNIDNASTASLTSASLLTNGGNQATTIPVIEAATGRMVRKRMASEMMEVQSTMTPLNQRLSRGNTNVYSLSISDNNNDDVIGMTRGIGASSFTSCSNNNINPNNLNPILYPLLNYSTMTSMLPSSTNLTAITSAGSASVSVSGFLSSTPSTNLATSCNDNQSQLPAVCGFSGLPLFPPERERNIVRSNAVPPPGLITTSSASTPTPPSMEDAAPATAWIDGIIKDLLHSSTNVSVPQLIQNVREIIYPCNPNLASLLEYRLRSLTDPIIPANIYPVERRRNKEAAAVPLPFQRNYIQGHAPSGLSLDLDHVSNSALPPVSSHVVSHYSNWGPTPPLICQPNIQQQHQQPQAHLVHDQQQQESPSSTSNVTPTILALNQGHPPQQAQDQQQEKSSSAETQVASSTPPPSSSVAASRDKKEEMRQQKRNEEGLHLLTLLLQCAEAVSADNFEEANKMLLEISELSTPFGTSAQRVAAYFSEAMSARLVSSCLGIYATLPSMPQSHTQKMASAFQVFNGISPFVKFSHFTANQAIQEAFEREERVHIIDLDIMQGLQWPGLFHILASRPGGPPYVRLTGLGTSTEALEATGKRLSDFANKLGLPFEFIPVAEKVGNLNPERLNVSKSEAVAVHWLQHSLYDVTGSDTNMLYLLQRLAPKVVTVVEQDLSHAGSFLGRFVEAVHYYSALFDSLGASYGEESEERHVVEQQLLSREIRNVLAVGGPSRSGDVKFHNWREKLQQSGFKCISLAGNAANQANLLLGMFPSDGYTLAEDKGTLKLGWKDLCLLTASAWRPFHVSIETATTTINHHHHHHRFVTA